One genomic region from Jiangella sp. DSM 45060 encodes:
- a CDS encoding M28 family metallopeptidase, which produces MTRRPTRRVAAVASAGVLAATCLLAAPAQAASDNVAIRQMNKLITLEAVMGHLEALQEISDDNGGNRASGLPGYAASVDYVVEQLEAAGYTPEVQEFEFEFFDERSELERISPDPRTYEEGSEFIRNDFDTGSPQGEATGALFPADVRLDAPGLPDNTSTSGCEAADFAGMAPGSIALVQRGTCGFTVKVLNAQAAGAAGVVVMNEGQVGRTGLVGMIGDATGLAIPAVFATFDAGASLAETPGATVRVEVDFTADTRTTYNVLAETRKGNPDNVVMAGAHLDSVHDGAGINDNGSGSAALLETAIQINRQNLKNQVRFAWWGAEESGLLGSNFYVPDLTQEERDKIALYLNFDMVASPNYMFGIYDGDNSGGTAPEGFIPEGSAQIEDVFEKIYTRRNQPFNDSEFSGRSDYGAFIAADIPAGGLFTGAEGAKSEEQAELYGGLADVPYDPCYHSFCDNLTGDGQDDAIYDALSAEYDLVGNVNTEALDINADVIGSAVLTFAYDTSTVNGVKPRR; this is translated from the coding sequence ATGACGAGACGACCGACCAGGCGCGTGGCCGCCGTGGCGAGTGCCGGCGTGCTCGCCGCGACGTGTCTGCTCGCCGCACCCGCTCAGGCGGCGAGCGACAACGTCGCGATCCGGCAGATGAACAAGCTCATCACGCTCGAGGCGGTCATGGGTCACCTCGAGGCGTTGCAGGAGATCAGCGACGACAACGGCGGCAACCGCGCCTCGGGGCTCCCGGGCTACGCGGCCTCCGTCGACTACGTCGTCGAGCAGCTGGAGGCGGCCGGCTACACGCCGGAGGTCCAGGAGTTCGAGTTCGAGTTCTTCGACGAGCGCTCCGAGCTGGAGCGGATCAGCCCGGACCCGCGCACCTACGAAGAGGGTAGCGAGTTCATCCGCAACGACTTCGACACCGGCTCCCCGCAGGGCGAGGCCACCGGCGCGCTGTTCCCCGCCGACGTCCGCCTCGACGCCCCGGGCCTGCCGGACAACACGTCGACCAGCGGCTGCGAGGCCGCCGACTTCGCCGGCATGGCGCCGGGCAGCATCGCGCTGGTCCAGCGCGGCACCTGCGGCTTCACCGTCAAGGTGCTCAACGCGCAGGCGGCCGGCGCGGCCGGCGTGGTCGTGATGAACGAGGGCCAGGTCGGCCGCACCGGGCTGGTCGGCATGATCGGCGACGCCACCGGCCTCGCCATCCCGGCGGTGTTCGCGACGTTCGACGCCGGCGCCAGCCTGGCCGAGACGCCGGGCGCCACCGTCCGGGTCGAGGTCGACTTCACCGCCGACACCCGCACGACGTACAACGTGCTGGCCGAGACCCGCAAGGGCAACCCGGACAACGTCGTCATGGCCGGCGCGCACCTCGACAGCGTCCACGACGGCGCGGGCATCAACGACAACGGCAGCGGCAGTGCGGCGCTGCTGGAGACCGCGATCCAGATCAACCGGCAGAACCTCAAGAACCAGGTCCGCTTCGCCTGGTGGGGCGCCGAGGAGTCGGGCCTGCTCGGCTCGAACTTCTACGTGCCGGACCTCACGCAGGAAGAGCGGGACAAGATCGCGCTCTACCTGAACTTCGACATGGTCGCCTCGCCCAACTACATGTTCGGCATCTACGACGGCGACAACTCCGGCGGCACCGCTCCCGAGGGCTTCATCCCGGAGGGCTCGGCGCAGATCGAGGACGTGTTCGAGAAGATCTACACCCGCCGGAACCAGCCGTTCAACGACAGCGAGTTCTCCGGGCGCTCGGACTACGGCGCGTTCATCGCGGCGGACATCCCGGCCGGCGGCCTGTTCACCGGCGCCGAGGGCGCGAAGTCCGAGGAGCAGGCGGAGCTGTACGGCGGGCTGGCGGACGTGCCGTACGACCCGTGCTACCACTCGTTCTGCGACAACCTCACCGGCGACGGCCAGGACGACGCGATCTACGACGCGCTGAGCGCCGAGTACGACCTCGTCGGCAACGTCAACACCGAGGCGCTCGACATCAACGCGGACGTCATCGGCTCGGCCGTGCTGACCTTCGCGTACGACACCTCGACCGTCAACGGCGTCAAGCCGCGCCGCTGA